In Plutella xylostella chromosome 4, ilPluXylo3.1, whole genome shotgun sequence, a genomic segment contains:
- the LOC105386151 gene encoding rho guanine nucleotide exchange factor 7 isoform X3: MTTESVLVKAIYSFKGKNNDELCFKKGDIITVTQKEEGGWWEGTLGETTGWFPSNYVTEFKDTSGSLTTSPIRAVSEIQAFRNVVLKDIIDSEKAHVAEMQGLVANFLQPLEKSDMLTRDEFKQLTGNISEVLQIHEQFLSLLEECATKTGPDQRVGGLFLQWAPQIKAVHQTYCAGHPKAVCVLDKYKEDLNSWMESAGAVCPGVLVLTAGLSRPFRRLGKYPAMLQELARHVHEAHPDRGDTHRASVVYKDIASACAALRRQKELELQVVTGEVRGWHGGEMAALGDVLHMGSVAVGAAHTDRYLVLFPSTLLLLSVSKRVSAFVYEGSLPLTGISVCKLEDTETRKNAFEISGPMIDTIVAVCQTRAEADNWVGLLQKHSQGSPAHEPGQPMSLPQMAMSDSNNSDLSSGLSNHKRSHSFNNHQSYTQHTQQTQKNKQTNASARWLLNSCDSLDQSSAKTNKTPIGKKFSSVDFIDIGGSGYSSKGWSVTCLRPAPPLRPQSFGAGSDENIGPTHPYAPHQRKSNSYEEDALILKVIEAYCTSARCRNAVSSAVDYAHLAPECDDDSPVSAEALVRSPSLPAHPAPAGPWTLVYKLQNELKTLKLDVKKLQQQLNEEKQERAAAVAAIHATLLKDAKETKC, encoded by the exons ATGACAACTGAAAGTGTCCTTGTGAAAGCTATTTACTCCTTCAAGGGAAAGAATAATGATGAACTATGTTTCAAGAAAGGGGACATTATCACAGTCACACAGAAAGAAGAAGGAGGCTGGTGGGAGGGAACCCTGGGTGAGACCACCGGGTGGTTCCCAAGCAATTATGTTACAGAATTTAAAG ATACATCAGGCTCCCTCACAACATCACCAATAAGAGCAGTGTCAGAGATACAAGCTTTTAGAAATGTTGTCCTTAAAGATATCATTGATTCTGAAAAGGCCCATGTGGCTGAAATGCAAGGACTTGTTGCCAACTTCCTACAACCCTTGGAGAAGAgtgatat GCTTACAAGAGATGAATTTAAGCAGTTGACAGGAAACATATCAGAGGTGCTACAAATACACGAGCAGTTTCTTAGTCTCCTTGAAGAGTGTGCAACAAAGACTGGACCGGACCAGCGTGTCGGAGGTCTCTTCCTGCAATGGGCTCCTCAGATCAAGGCAGTGCATCAGACATACTGCGCTGGGCACCCAAAAGCTGTTTGTGTCCTTGACAAATACAA AGAGGACCTTAACTCGTGGATGGAGAGTGCAGGGGCAGTGTGCCCGGGGGTGCTGGTGCTCACGGCGGGGCTGTCGCGGCCGTTCCGCCGCCTCGGCAAGTACCCGGCCATGCTGCAGGAGCTGGCAAGGCATGTGCACGAAGCTCACCCTGATAGAGGAGATACGCATCGCGCTTCCGTGGTGTACAAGGATATCGCG AGCGCGTGCGCAGCGCTGCGGCGCCAGAAGGAGCTAGAGCTGCAAGTGGTGACGGGCGAGGTGCGCGGCTGGCACGGCGGCGAGATGGCCGCGCTGGGCGACGTGCTGCACATGGGCAGTGTGGCTGTGGGGGCGGCACATACTGACAGATACCTCGTGCTGTTCCCTAGTACCCTGCTGCTGCTGTCTGTGAGCAAGCGCGTGTCGGCGTTCGTGTACGAG GGCTCGCTCCCGCTAACCGGCATATCGGTCTGCAAGCTCGAAGACACGGAGACCAGAAAGAACGCGTTCGAGATCAGCGGGCCGATGATCGACACCATCGTGGCGGTGTGCCAGACGCGCGCCGAGGCCGACAACTGGGTGGGGCTGCTGCAGAAACACTCTCAGGGAAGTCCGGCGCATGAGCCCGGGCAGCCCATGTCGCTGCCTCAG ATGGCCATGAGCGACAGCAATAACTCCGACTTGTCATCGGGCCTTTCGAATCACAAACGATCACATTCCTTCAACAATCATCAAAGCTACACGCAGCACACACAACAAACGcagaaaaacaaacaaacgaaTGCGTCCGCGCGCTGGCTGCTCAACTCCTGCGACTCTCTGGACCAGTCCTCTgccaaaacaaataaaacgcCTATCGGGAAGAAGTTTTCATCAGTCGATTTTATCGACATCGGCGGGTCGGGCTACAGCAGTAAAG GCTGGAGCGTGACGTGCCTGCGGCCGGCGCCGCCGCTGCGCCCGCAGTCCTTCGGCGCCGGCTCCGACGAGAACATCGGGCCCACGCACCCCTACGCGCCGCACCAGAGGAAGTCCAACTCGTACGAGGAAGATGCCCTCATCCTCAAGGTCATCGAGGCCTACTGCACCTCGGCACGCTGCCGCAACGCTGTCagctcgg CAGTGGACTACGCCCACTTAGCGCCCG AATGCGACGACGACAGCCCGGTGTCGGCGGAGGCGCTGGTGCGCTCGCCCTCGCTCCCCGCgcaccccgcgcccgccggccCCTGGACCCTCGTCTACAAGCTACAGAACGAACTCAAGACACTCAAACTGGACGTGAAGAAGCTGCAGCAGCAACTGAATGAAGAGAAGCAGGaacgcgccgccgccgtggcCGCCATCCACGCCACGCTGTTGAAGGACGCCAAGGAGACCAAATGCTGA
- the LOC105386151 gene encoding rho guanine nucleotide exchange factor 7 isoform X5, producing MTTESVLVKAIYSFKGKNNDELCFKKGDIITVTQKEEGGWWEGTLGETTGWFPSNYVTEFKDTSGSLTTSPIRAVSEIQAFRNVVLKDIIDSEKAHVAEMQGLVANFLQPLEKSDMLTRDEFKQLTGNISEVLQIHEQFLSLLEECATKTGPDQRVGGLFLQWAPQIKAVHQTYCAGHPKAVCVLDKYKEDLNSWMESAGAVCPGVLVLTAGLSRPFRRLGKYPAMLQELARHVHEAHPDRGDTHRASVVYKDIASACAALRRQKELELQVVTGEVRGWHGGEMAALGDVLHMGSVAVGAAHTDRYLVLFPSTLLLLSVSKRVSAFVYEGSLPLTGISVCKLEDTETRKNAFEISGPMIDTIVAVCQTRAEADNWVGLLQKHSQGSPAHEPGQPMSLPQMAMSDSNNSDLSSGLSNHKRSHSFNNHQSYTQHTQQTQKNKQTNASARWLLNSCDSLDQSSAKTNKTPIGKKFSSVDFIDIGGSGYSSKGWSVTCLRPAPPLRPQSFGAGSDENIGPTHPYAPHQRKSNSYEEDALILKVIEAYCTSARCRNAVSSECDDDSPVSAEALVRSPSLPAHPAPAGPWTLVYKLQNELKTLKLDVKKLQQQLNEEKQERAAAVAAIHATLLKDAKETKC from the exons ATGACAACTGAAAGTGTCCTTGTGAAAGCTATTTACTCCTTCAAGGGAAAGAATAATGATGAACTATGTTTCAAGAAAGGGGACATTATCACAGTCACACAGAAAGAAGAAGGAGGCTGGTGGGAGGGAACCCTGGGTGAGACCACCGGGTGGTTCCCAAGCAATTATGTTACAGAATTTAAAG ATACATCAGGCTCCCTCACAACATCACCAATAAGAGCAGTGTCAGAGATACAAGCTTTTAGAAATGTTGTCCTTAAAGATATCATTGATTCTGAAAAGGCCCATGTGGCTGAAATGCAAGGACTTGTTGCCAACTTCCTACAACCCTTGGAGAAGAgtgatat GCTTACAAGAGATGAATTTAAGCAGTTGACAGGAAACATATCAGAGGTGCTACAAATACACGAGCAGTTTCTTAGTCTCCTTGAAGAGTGTGCAACAAAGACTGGACCGGACCAGCGTGTCGGAGGTCTCTTCCTGCAATGGGCTCCTCAGATCAAGGCAGTGCATCAGACATACTGCGCTGGGCACCCAAAAGCTGTTTGTGTCCTTGACAAATACAA AGAGGACCTTAACTCGTGGATGGAGAGTGCAGGGGCAGTGTGCCCGGGGGTGCTGGTGCTCACGGCGGGGCTGTCGCGGCCGTTCCGCCGCCTCGGCAAGTACCCGGCCATGCTGCAGGAGCTGGCAAGGCATGTGCACGAAGCTCACCCTGATAGAGGAGATACGCATCGCGCTTCCGTGGTGTACAAGGATATCGCG AGCGCGTGCGCAGCGCTGCGGCGCCAGAAGGAGCTAGAGCTGCAAGTGGTGACGGGCGAGGTGCGCGGCTGGCACGGCGGCGAGATGGCCGCGCTGGGCGACGTGCTGCACATGGGCAGTGTGGCTGTGGGGGCGGCACATACTGACAGATACCTCGTGCTGTTCCCTAGTACCCTGCTGCTGCTGTCTGTGAGCAAGCGCGTGTCGGCGTTCGTGTACGAG GGCTCGCTCCCGCTAACCGGCATATCGGTCTGCAAGCTCGAAGACACGGAGACCAGAAAGAACGCGTTCGAGATCAGCGGGCCGATGATCGACACCATCGTGGCGGTGTGCCAGACGCGCGCCGAGGCCGACAACTGGGTGGGGCTGCTGCAGAAACACTCTCAGGGAAGTCCGGCGCATGAGCCCGGGCAGCCCATGTCGCTGCCTCAG ATGGCCATGAGCGACAGCAATAACTCCGACTTGTCATCGGGCCTTTCGAATCACAAACGATCACATTCCTTCAACAATCATCAAAGCTACACGCAGCACACACAACAAACGcagaaaaacaaacaaacgaaTGCGTCCGCGCGCTGGCTGCTCAACTCCTGCGACTCTCTGGACCAGTCCTCTgccaaaacaaataaaacgcCTATCGGGAAGAAGTTTTCATCAGTCGATTTTATCGACATCGGCGGGTCGGGCTACAGCAGTAAAG GCTGGAGCGTGACGTGCCTGCGGCCGGCGCCGCCGCTGCGCCCGCAGTCCTTCGGCGCCGGCTCCGACGAGAACATCGGGCCCACGCACCCCTACGCGCCGCACCAGAGGAAGTCCAACTCGTACGAGGAAGATGCCCTCATCCTCAAGGTCATCGAGGCCTACTGCACCTCGGCACGCTGCCGCAACGCTGTCagctcgg AATGCGACGACGACAGCCCGGTGTCGGCGGAGGCGCTGGTGCGCTCGCCCTCGCTCCCCGCgcaccccgcgcccgccggccCCTGGACCCTCGTCTACAAGCTACAGAACGAACTCAAGACACTCAAACTGGACGTGAAGAAGCTGCAGCAGCAACTGAATGAAGAGAAGCAGGaacgcgccgccgccgtggcCGCCATCCACGCCACGCTGTTGAAGGACGCCAAGGAGACCAAATGCTGA
- the LOC105386151 gene encoding rho guanine nucleotide exchange factor 7 isoform X4, whose amino-acid sequence MTTESVLVKAIYSFKGKNNDELCFKKGDIITVTQKEEGGWWEGTLGETTGWFPSNYVTEFKDTSGSLTTSPIRAVSEIQAFRNVVLKDIIDSEKAHVAEMQGLVANFLQPLEKSDMLTRDEFKQLTGNISEVLQIHEQFLSLLEECATKTGPDQRVGGLFLQWAPQIKAVHQTYCAGHPKAVCVLDKYKEDLNSWMESAGAVCPGVLVLTAGLSRPFRRLGKYPAMLQELARHVHEAHPDRGDTHRASVVYKDIASACAALRRQKELELQVVTGEVRGWHGGEMAALGDVLHMGSVAVGAAHTDRYLVLFPSTLLLLSVSKRVSAFVYEGSLPLTGISVCKLEDTETRKNAFEISGPMIDTIVAVCQTRAEADNWVGLLQKHSQGSPAHEPGQPMSLPQMAMSDSNNSDLSSGLSNHKRSHSFNNHQSYTQHTQQTQKNKQTNASARWLLNSCDSLDQSSAKTNKTPIGKKFSSVDFIDIGGSGYSSKGWSVTCLRPAPPLRPQSFGAGSDENIGPTHPYAPHQRKSNSYEEDALILKVIEAYCTSARCRNAVSSVDYAHLAPECDDDSPVSAEALVRSPSLPAHPAPAGPWTLVYKLQNELKTLKLDVKKLQQQLNEEKQERAAAVAAIHATLLKDAKETKC is encoded by the exons ATGACAACTGAAAGTGTCCTTGTGAAAGCTATTTACTCCTTCAAGGGAAAGAATAATGATGAACTATGTTTCAAGAAAGGGGACATTATCACAGTCACACAGAAAGAAGAAGGAGGCTGGTGGGAGGGAACCCTGGGTGAGACCACCGGGTGGTTCCCAAGCAATTATGTTACAGAATTTAAAG ATACATCAGGCTCCCTCACAACATCACCAATAAGAGCAGTGTCAGAGATACAAGCTTTTAGAAATGTTGTCCTTAAAGATATCATTGATTCTGAAAAGGCCCATGTGGCTGAAATGCAAGGACTTGTTGCCAACTTCCTACAACCCTTGGAGAAGAgtgatat GCTTACAAGAGATGAATTTAAGCAGTTGACAGGAAACATATCAGAGGTGCTACAAATACACGAGCAGTTTCTTAGTCTCCTTGAAGAGTGTGCAACAAAGACTGGACCGGACCAGCGTGTCGGAGGTCTCTTCCTGCAATGGGCTCCTCAGATCAAGGCAGTGCATCAGACATACTGCGCTGGGCACCCAAAAGCTGTTTGTGTCCTTGACAAATACAA AGAGGACCTTAACTCGTGGATGGAGAGTGCAGGGGCAGTGTGCCCGGGGGTGCTGGTGCTCACGGCGGGGCTGTCGCGGCCGTTCCGCCGCCTCGGCAAGTACCCGGCCATGCTGCAGGAGCTGGCAAGGCATGTGCACGAAGCTCACCCTGATAGAGGAGATACGCATCGCGCTTCCGTGGTGTACAAGGATATCGCG AGCGCGTGCGCAGCGCTGCGGCGCCAGAAGGAGCTAGAGCTGCAAGTGGTGACGGGCGAGGTGCGCGGCTGGCACGGCGGCGAGATGGCCGCGCTGGGCGACGTGCTGCACATGGGCAGTGTGGCTGTGGGGGCGGCACATACTGACAGATACCTCGTGCTGTTCCCTAGTACCCTGCTGCTGCTGTCTGTGAGCAAGCGCGTGTCGGCGTTCGTGTACGAG GGCTCGCTCCCGCTAACCGGCATATCGGTCTGCAAGCTCGAAGACACGGAGACCAGAAAGAACGCGTTCGAGATCAGCGGGCCGATGATCGACACCATCGTGGCGGTGTGCCAGACGCGCGCCGAGGCCGACAACTGGGTGGGGCTGCTGCAGAAACACTCTCAGGGAAGTCCGGCGCATGAGCCCGGGCAGCCCATGTCGCTGCCTCAG ATGGCCATGAGCGACAGCAATAACTCCGACTTGTCATCGGGCCTTTCGAATCACAAACGATCACATTCCTTCAACAATCATCAAAGCTACACGCAGCACACACAACAAACGcagaaaaacaaacaaacgaaTGCGTCCGCGCGCTGGCTGCTCAACTCCTGCGACTCTCTGGACCAGTCCTCTgccaaaacaaataaaacgcCTATCGGGAAGAAGTTTTCATCAGTCGATTTTATCGACATCGGCGGGTCGGGCTACAGCAGTAAAG GCTGGAGCGTGACGTGCCTGCGGCCGGCGCCGCCGCTGCGCCCGCAGTCCTTCGGCGCCGGCTCCGACGAGAACATCGGGCCCACGCACCCCTACGCGCCGCACCAGAGGAAGTCCAACTCGTACGAGGAAGATGCCCTCATCCTCAAGGTCATCGAGGCCTACTGCACCTCGGCACGCTGCCGCAACGCTGTCagctcgg TGGACTACGCCCACTTAGCGCCCG AATGCGACGACGACAGCCCGGTGTCGGCGGAGGCGCTGGTGCGCTCGCCCTCGCTCCCCGCgcaccccgcgcccgccggccCCTGGACCCTCGTCTACAAGCTACAGAACGAACTCAAGACACTCAAACTGGACGTGAAGAAGCTGCAGCAGCAACTGAATGAAGAGAAGCAGGaacgcgccgccgccgtggcCGCCATCCACGCCACGCTGTTGAAGGACGCCAAGGAGACCAAATGCTGA
- the LOC105386151 gene encoding rho guanine nucleotide exchange factor 7 isoform X2 — protein MTTESVLVKAIYSFKGKNNDELCFKKGDIITVTQKEEGGWWEGTLGETTGWFPSNYVTEFKDTSGSLTTSPIRAVSEIQAFRNVVLKDIIDSEKAHVAEMQGLVANFLQPLEKSDMLTRDEFKQLTGNISEVLQIHEQFLSLLEECATKTGPDQRVGGLFLQWAPQIKAVHQTYCAGHPKAVCVLDKYKEDLNSWMESAGAVCPGVLVLTAGLSRPFRRLGKYPAMLQELARHVHEAHPDRGDTHRASVVYKDIASACAALRRQKELELQVVTGEVRGWHGGEMAALGDVLHMGSVAVGAAHTDRYLVLFPSTLLLLSVSKRVSAFVYEGSLPLTGISVCKLEDTETRKNAFEISGPMIDTIVAVCQTRAEADNWVGLLQKHSQGSPAHEPGQPMSLPQMAMSDSNNSDLSSGLSNHKRSHSFNNHQSYTQHTQQTQKNKQTNASARWLLNSCDSLDQSSAKTNKTPIGKKFSSVDFIDIGGSGYSSKGWSVTCLRPAPPLRPQSFGAGSDENIGPTHPYAPHQRKSNSYEEDALILKVIEAYCTSARCRNAVSSVDYAHLAPGKVHSLAPVATNRYFNCAKPDGRRADDAAAAARLARVKRNKSSSAADVAWGGAGGGAGGAGQGRLLAQRRLQLNRSNPTLWECGTGGGGAGGAVRWGSQPSLAPPRAPPAPPAAPPRSARSSTWCCASFIKQLNKHHFD, from the exons ATGACAACTGAAAGTGTCCTTGTGAAAGCTATTTACTCCTTCAAGGGAAAGAATAATGATGAACTATGTTTCAAGAAAGGGGACATTATCACAGTCACACAGAAAGAAGAAGGAGGCTGGTGGGAGGGAACCCTGGGTGAGACCACCGGGTGGTTCCCAAGCAATTATGTTACAGAATTTAAAG ATACATCAGGCTCCCTCACAACATCACCAATAAGAGCAGTGTCAGAGATACAAGCTTTTAGAAATGTTGTCCTTAAAGATATCATTGATTCTGAAAAGGCCCATGTGGCTGAAATGCAAGGACTTGTTGCCAACTTCCTACAACCCTTGGAGAAGAgtgatat GCTTACAAGAGATGAATTTAAGCAGTTGACAGGAAACATATCAGAGGTGCTACAAATACACGAGCAGTTTCTTAGTCTCCTTGAAGAGTGTGCAACAAAGACTGGACCGGACCAGCGTGTCGGAGGTCTCTTCCTGCAATGGGCTCCTCAGATCAAGGCAGTGCATCAGACATACTGCGCTGGGCACCCAAAAGCTGTTTGTGTCCTTGACAAATACAA AGAGGACCTTAACTCGTGGATGGAGAGTGCAGGGGCAGTGTGCCCGGGGGTGCTGGTGCTCACGGCGGGGCTGTCGCGGCCGTTCCGCCGCCTCGGCAAGTACCCGGCCATGCTGCAGGAGCTGGCAAGGCATGTGCACGAAGCTCACCCTGATAGAGGAGATACGCATCGCGCTTCCGTGGTGTACAAGGATATCGCG AGCGCGTGCGCAGCGCTGCGGCGCCAGAAGGAGCTAGAGCTGCAAGTGGTGACGGGCGAGGTGCGCGGCTGGCACGGCGGCGAGATGGCCGCGCTGGGCGACGTGCTGCACATGGGCAGTGTGGCTGTGGGGGCGGCACATACTGACAGATACCTCGTGCTGTTCCCTAGTACCCTGCTGCTGCTGTCTGTGAGCAAGCGCGTGTCGGCGTTCGTGTACGAG GGCTCGCTCCCGCTAACCGGCATATCGGTCTGCAAGCTCGAAGACACGGAGACCAGAAAGAACGCGTTCGAGATCAGCGGGCCGATGATCGACACCATCGTGGCGGTGTGCCAGACGCGCGCCGAGGCCGACAACTGGGTGGGGCTGCTGCAGAAACACTCTCAGGGAAGTCCGGCGCATGAGCCCGGGCAGCCCATGTCGCTGCCTCAG ATGGCCATGAGCGACAGCAATAACTCCGACTTGTCATCGGGCCTTTCGAATCACAAACGATCACATTCCTTCAACAATCATCAAAGCTACACGCAGCACACACAACAAACGcagaaaaacaaacaaacgaaTGCGTCCGCGCGCTGGCTGCTCAACTCCTGCGACTCTCTGGACCAGTCCTCTgccaaaacaaataaaacgcCTATCGGGAAGAAGTTTTCATCAGTCGATTTTATCGACATCGGCGGGTCGGGCTACAGCAGTAAAG GCTGGAGCGTGACGTGCCTGCGGCCGGCGCCGCCGCTGCGCCCGCAGTCCTTCGGCGCCGGCTCCGACGAGAACATCGGGCCCACGCACCCCTACGCGCCGCACCAGAGGAAGTCCAACTCGTACGAGGAAGATGCCCTCATCCTCAAGGTCATCGAGGCCTACTGCACCTCGGCACGCTGCCGCAACGCTGTCagctcgg TGGACTACGCCCACTTAGCGCCCGGTAAAGTACACAGCCTCGCACCCGTTGCCACTAACAGATACTTTAACTGTGCTAAACCCGACGGGCGGCGCGCGGacgacgcggcggcggcggcgcggctcgCGCGCGTCAAGCGCAACAAGAGCTCGTCCGCGGCCGACGTGGCgtggggcggcgcggggggtggcgcggggggcgcggggcagGGGCGGCTGCTGGCCCAGCGCCGCCTGCAGCTCAACCGCTCCAACCCCACGCTGTGGGAGTGCGggaccggcggcggcggcgccggcggcgcGGTGCGCTGGGGCTCGCAGCCCAGCCtggcgccgccgcgcgcgccccccgcgccccccgccgcgccgccccgctCCGCGCGCTCCTCCACCTGGTGCTGCGCCAGCTTCATCAAGCAGCTCAACAAGCACCACTTCGACTGA
- the LOC105386151 gene encoding rho guanine nucleotide exchange factor 7 isoform X1, with protein sequence MTTESVLVKAIYSFKGKNNDELCFKKGDIITVTQKEEGGWWEGTLGETTGWFPSNYVTEFKDTSGSLTTSPIRAVSEIQAFRNVVLKDIIDSEKAHVAEMQGLVANFLQPLEKSDMLTRDEFKQLTGNISEVLQIHEQFLSLLEECATKTGPDQRVGGLFLQWAPQIKAVHQTYCAGHPKAVCVLDKYKEDLNSWMESAGAVCPGVLVLTAGLSRPFRRLGKYPAMLQELARHVHEAHPDRGDTHRASVVYKDIASACAALRRQKELELQVVTGEVRGWHGGEMAALGDVLHMGSVAVGAAHTDRYLVLFPSTLLLLSVSKRVSAFVYEGSLPLTGISVCKLEDTETRKNAFEISGPMIDTIVAVCQTRAEADNWVGLLQKHSQGSPAHEPGQPMSLPQMAMSDSNNSDLSSGLSNHKRSHSFNNHQSYTQHTQQTQKNKQTNASARWLLNSCDSLDQSSAKTNKTPIGKKFSSVDFIDIGGSGYSSKGWSVTCLRPAPPLRPQSFGAGSDENIGPTHPYAPHQRKSNSYEEDALILKVIEAYCTSARCRNAVSSAVDYAHLAPGKVHSLAPVATNRYFNCAKPDGRRADDAAAAARLARVKRNKSSSAADVAWGGAGGGAGGAGQGRLLAQRRLQLNRSNPTLWECGTGGGGAGGAVRWGSQPSLAPPRAPPAPPAAPPRSARSSTWCCASFIKQLNKHHFD encoded by the exons ATGACAACTGAAAGTGTCCTTGTGAAAGCTATTTACTCCTTCAAGGGAAAGAATAATGATGAACTATGTTTCAAGAAAGGGGACATTATCACAGTCACACAGAAAGAAGAAGGAGGCTGGTGGGAGGGAACCCTGGGTGAGACCACCGGGTGGTTCCCAAGCAATTATGTTACAGAATTTAAAG ATACATCAGGCTCCCTCACAACATCACCAATAAGAGCAGTGTCAGAGATACAAGCTTTTAGAAATGTTGTCCTTAAAGATATCATTGATTCTGAAAAGGCCCATGTGGCTGAAATGCAAGGACTTGTTGCCAACTTCCTACAACCCTTGGAGAAGAgtgatat GCTTACAAGAGATGAATTTAAGCAGTTGACAGGAAACATATCAGAGGTGCTACAAATACACGAGCAGTTTCTTAGTCTCCTTGAAGAGTGTGCAACAAAGACTGGACCGGACCAGCGTGTCGGAGGTCTCTTCCTGCAATGGGCTCCTCAGATCAAGGCAGTGCATCAGACATACTGCGCTGGGCACCCAAAAGCTGTTTGTGTCCTTGACAAATACAA AGAGGACCTTAACTCGTGGATGGAGAGTGCAGGGGCAGTGTGCCCGGGGGTGCTGGTGCTCACGGCGGGGCTGTCGCGGCCGTTCCGCCGCCTCGGCAAGTACCCGGCCATGCTGCAGGAGCTGGCAAGGCATGTGCACGAAGCTCACCCTGATAGAGGAGATACGCATCGCGCTTCCGTGGTGTACAAGGATATCGCG AGCGCGTGCGCAGCGCTGCGGCGCCAGAAGGAGCTAGAGCTGCAAGTGGTGACGGGCGAGGTGCGCGGCTGGCACGGCGGCGAGATGGCCGCGCTGGGCGACGTGCTGCACATGGGCAGTGTGGCTGTGGGGGCGGCACATACTGACAGATACCTCGTGCTGTTCCCTAGTACCCTGCTGCTGCTGTCTGTGAGCAAGCGCGTGTCGGCGTTCGTGTACGAG GGCTCGCTCCCGCTAACCGGCATATCGGTCTGCAAGCTCGAAGACACGGAGACCAGAAAGAACGCGTTCGAGATCAGCGGGCCGATGATCGACACCATCGTGGCGGTGTGCCAGACGCGCGCCGAGGCCGACAACTGGGTGGGGCTGCTGCAGAAACACTCTCAGGGAAGTCCGGCGCATGAGCCCGGGCAGCCCATGTCGCTGCCTCAG ATGGCCATGAGCGACAGCAATAACTCCGACTTGTCATCGGGCCTTTCGAATCACAAACGATCACATTCCTTCAACAATCATCAAAGCTACACGCAGCACACACAACAAACGcagaaaaacaaacaaacgaaTGCGTCCGCGCGCTGGCTGCTCAACTCCTGCGACTCTCTGGACCAGTCCTCTgccaaaacaaataaaacgcCTATCGGGAAGAAGTTTTCATCAGTCGATTTTATCGACATCGGCGGGTCGGGCTACAGCAGTAAAG GCTGGAGCGTGACGTGCCTGCGGCCGGCGCCGCCGCTGCGCCCGCAGTCCTTCGGCGCCGGCTCCGACGAGAACATCGGGCCCACGCACCCCTACGCGCCGCACCAGAGGAAGTCCAACTCGTACGAGGAAGATGCCCTCATCCTCAAGGTCATCGAGGCCTACTGCACCTCGGCACGCTGCCGCAACGCTGTCagctcgg CAGTGGACTACGCCCACTTAGCGCCCGGTAAAGTACACAGCCTCGCACCCGTTGCCACTAACAGATACTTTAACTGTGCTAAACCCGACGGGCGGCGCGCGGacgacgcggcggcggcggcgcggctcgCGCGCGTCAAGCGCAACAAGAGCTCGTCCGCGGCCGACGTGGCgtggggcggcgcggggggtggcgcggggggcgcggggcagGGGCGGCTGCTGGCCCAGCGCCGCCTGCAGCTCAACCGCTCCAACCCCACGCTGTGGGAGTGCGggaccggcggcggcggcgccggcggcgcGGTGCGCTGGGGCTCGCAGCCCAGCCtggcgccgccgcgcgcgccccccgcgccccccgccgcgccgccccgctCCGCGCGCTCCTCCACCTGGTGCTGCGCCAGCTTCATCAAGCAGCTCAACAAGCACCACTTCGACTGA